A DNA window from Camelina sativa cultivar DH55 chromosome 17, Cs, whole genome shotgun sequence contains the following coding sequences:
- the LOC109124472 gene encoding uncharacterized protein LOC109124472 isoform X2, whose product MESKNIKAANLIEEGDIDGGSESGSVISLEDESVVDVSGQNLEFSLLGDVDDSVKGLYFFRNVFNLIPKSIGGLGGLKKLKFFSNEIDLFPPELGNLVNLEYLQVKISSPGFGDGLSWDKLKGLKELELTKVPKRSSALTLLSEISGLKCLTRLSVSHFSIRYLPAEIGCLKSLEYLDLSFNKIKSLPNEIGYLSSLMFLKVAHNRLTELPPVLALLQNLESLDVSNNRLTTLDSLDLSLMPRLQILNLQYNKLSSYCCIPTWIQCNLEGNYEAMGDDTCSSSMVEMDVYETPYESNVISVPHKGCIICFHVGAGSHRNQLNMSTGISSMSRCFSARKSCKRWKRKQHYFQQRARQERLNNSRKWKGEVPSEGLSLKMEVEEIAKQGMNVPQNAEKSLVDRVCLDDNDKLSEEASVITSDEERSSLKANFVSDNSRCVESQLTSERENNKSCEIKASSTSSGDTPSTADYNSSSDRKERNLKSKRCSEKYLDNPKGSKCRRPSTDISNLSHKYSKSSFCSTEDSLPDGFFDAGRDRPFMSLSRYEEILPLDSREVILLDRAKDEVLDAITVSARALVARLKKLNCLATDVDEASIDNLQVASFLALFVSDHFGGSDRTAIVERTRKAVSGTNYQKPFICTCLTGNQDDLTALNKQVSTTAEDVILSDVCEKSLRSIKSKRNSIVVPLGKLQFGICRHRALLMKYLCDRMEPPVPCELVRGYLDFMPHAWNVVPVKQDSSWVRMVVDACRPHDIREDTDQEYFCRYIPLNRLNESICAKENLEPGCSVSSLSTGKGVERANSSLTRCKLGSTEAVAKMRTLEVSGASLDDIRTFEYTCLGEVRILGALKHDCIVELYGHEISSKWMTSENGLEHRRILQSSILMEHIKGGSLKGHIENLSEAGKHHVPMDLALSIARDISGALMELHSKDIIHRDIKSENVLIDLENQTAKGEPIVKLCDFDRAVPLRSHLHGCCIAHVGIPPPNICVGTPRWMSPEVFRAMHEQNFYGLEVDIWSFGCLIFELLTLQNPYFDLSELQIHESLQNGKRPKLPKKLETLSSEVEEDDSINKLCEEFDLTESDLDTMRFLIDVFHQCTEESPLDRLNAEDHHEMILLQTKRKSKSPKGNSTSPQSSSL is encoded by the exons ATGGAATCGAAGAACATAAAGGCTGCTAATTTAATTGAAGAGGGAGACATTGATGGAGGCTCCGAGAGTGGTAGCgttataagtttggaagatgaATCGGTCGTTGATGTTTCCGGTCAAAACCTGGAGTTTTCCCTTCTGGGTGATGTGGATGATTCGGTGAAAGGTCTCTACTTTTTCAGAAACGTGTTCAATTTGATACCCAAATCGATTGGAGGGCTTGGGGGATTGAAGAAGCTCAAGTTTTTCAGTAACGAGATCGATTTGTTTCCGCCGGAGTTGGGGAATTTGGTCAACTTGGAGTACCTTCAGGTGAAGATTTCGTCACCAGGTTTCGGCGACGGCTTGTCTTGGGATAAGCTTAAGGGTTTGAAGGAGCTCGAGCTTACTAAAGTTCCTAAACGATCTTCAGCTTTGACCCTCTTGAGCGAGATTTCTGGGCTCAAGTGCTTGACAAGGCTCTCTGTTTCTCACTTCTCCATTAG ATATCTTCCCGCGGAGATTGGATGTCTTAAGAGTCTGGAGTACCTGGATCTCTCCTTTAACAAGATCAAGAGTTTGCCTAACGAGATAGGTTATCTGAGTTCATTAATGTTCTTGAAGGTTGCTCACAACAGGCTGACGGAGCTTCCACCGGTTTTAGCTTTATTACAAAACTTAGAAAGCCTGGACGTATCTAACAACCGATTGACAACTCTGGATTCTCTCGATTTAAGCTTGATGCCTAGActccaaattttaaatttacag TACAATAAGCTCTCAAGTTATTGCTGTATTCCCACATGGATTCAATgtaatttggaaggaaactatGAAGCAATGGGGGATGATACTTGTAGCAGCTCCATGGTTGAAATGGATGTATATGAAACCCCGTACGAGAGCAATGTTATAAGTGTTCCTCATAAAG GGTGTATTATCTGTTTCCACGTGGGTGCAGGCTCCCACCGTAACCAATTAAATATGTCAACTGGGATCTCTTCCATGAGTAGATGCTTTTCGGCTCGAAAATCATGTAAGAGGTGGAAACGGAAACAGCACTACTTCCAGCAAAGGGCAAGGCAAGAGCGTTTGAACAACAGCAGGAAATGGAAAGGGGAAGTCCCTTCCGAAGGATTAAGTCTGAAGATGGAAGTCGAAGAAATTGCGAAACAGGGCATGAATGTTCCACAGAATGCTGAAAAAAGTTTAGTTGATAGAGTCTGCTTGGATGACAATGATAAACTGTCAGAAGAGGCTTCTGTCATTACTTCTGATGAGGAAAGGAGCAGTCTTAAAGCTAATTTTGTTTCTGACAATTCCCGATGTGTGGAATCCCAATTGACGAGTGAAAGGGAGAACAACAAAAGTTGTGAGATCAAGGCATCGTCCACCTCTTCAGGAGATACACCTAGTACTGCAGACTATAATTCTTCTTCTGATAGGAAGGAACGAAATCTCAAGTCGAAGCGATGTAGTGAGAAGTATCTAGATAACCCAAAAGGCTCGAAATGCCGTAGACCATCTACCGATATTTCTAATTTATCGCACAAATACAGCAAAAGCTCATTTTGCAGCACAGAAGATTCTCTTCCTGACGGCTTTTTTGATGCTGGACGTGATAGGCCCTTTATGTCTCTTAGTAGATATGAGGAAATTTTGCCTCTTGATTCACGTGAAGTCATACTCTTGGACAG GGCGAAAGATGAAGTGTTGGATGCAATTACAGTCTCTGCTCGAGCCTTGGTAGCTAGGTTGAAGAAATTGAACTGTTTAGCTACAGATGTAGATGAAGCTTCCATCGACAACTTGCAAGTTGCATCGTTTCTTGCCCTTTTCGTATCAGATCACTTTGGGGGAAGTGACAGAACTGCTATTGTTGAAAGAACCCGAAAGGCAGTGTCGGGTACAAACTACCAGAAACCCTTTATCTGCACCTGTTTGACCGGGAACCAAGACGACTTGACTGCTCTCAACAAACAGGTCTCAACTACGGCTGAAGATGTCATTTTGTCTGATGTGTGTGAAAAATCCTTGCGTTCGATTAAGTCCAAGCGGAACTCTATAGTAGTTCCTCTAGGGAAACTGCAATTTGGCATCTGTAGGCACAGGGCCTTGCTCATGAAG TACCTTTGTGATCGCATGGAGCCTCCTGTACCCTGTGAGCTTGTTAGAGGTTATCTAGATTTCATGCCACATGCCTGGAACGTTGTCCCTGTAAAGCAAGATTCCTCATGGGTTCGTATGGTAGTTGATGCTTGCCGTCCTCATGATATCAGGGAAGATACAGATCAAGAATATTTCTGCAG GTACATTCCCCTTAACCGGCTAAATGAATCCATCTGCGCAAAGGAAAATTTAGAACCAggatgttctgtttcttctctatCAACGGGCAAAGGAGTAGAAAGAGCTAACAGTAGTCTTACCCGATGCAAGCTTGGCTCCACTGAAGCAGTTgcaaag ATGCGTACATTAGAGGTTTCTGGAGCTTCCTTAGATGACATTAGGACTTTTGAGTATACTTGCTTAGGAGAAGTGCGGATTTTAGGAGCTTTGAAACATGACTGCATTGTGGAGTTATATGGACATGAGATATCGTCCAAGTGGATGACCTCAGAAAATGGACTTGAACATCGACGCATATTGCAATCTTCTATTCTGATGGAACACATAAAAGGCGGATCTCTGAAG GGTCACATTGAGAACCTCTCAGAAGCTGGTAAGCACCATGTTCCGATGGATCTAGCTTTGTCTATTGCAAGAGATATCTCAGGGGCTTTAATGGAGCTGCACTCAAAGGATATAATTCACCGCGACATAAAAAGCGAAAATGTTTTGATCGATTTGGAAAATCAAACGGCAAAGGGAGAACCCATTGTGAAGCTTTGTGATTTTGATAGAGCTGTTCCACTTAGGTCTCACTTGCACGGATGCTGTATTGCCCATGTGGGAATACCTCCTCCTAATATCTGTGTCGGTACGCCACGATGGATGTCCCCTGAAGTCTTCAGAGCAATGCACGAACAAAACTTTTACGGACTT GAAGTGGATATCTGGTCATTCGGTTGCCTAATCTTTGAGTTGTTGACTCTACAAAATCCATATTTTGATTTATCCGAACTTCAGATTCATGAATCACTACAG AATGGCAAAAGACCAAAGCTACCAAAGAAACTAGAGACACTGAGCTCTGAAGTAGAGGAAGACGATTCAATTAACAAACTCTGTGAAGAGTTTGACCTAACCGAATCTGACTTAGACACAATGAGATTTCTTATCGACGTGTTTCACCAGTGCACTGAGGAGTCTCCTTTAGATCGTCTAAATGCAGAAGACCACCATGAAATGATTCTTTTACagacaaaaagaaagagtaaaTCTCCTAAAGGTAATTCCACTTCTCCGCAAAGCTCAAGCCTTTAA
- the LOC109124472 gene encoding uncharacterized protein LOC109124472 isoform X1 — MESKNIKAANLIEEGDIDGGSESGSVISLEDESVVDVSGQNLEFSLLGDVDDSVKGLYFFRNVFNLIPKSIGGLGGLKKLKFFSNEIDLFPPELGNLVNLEYLQVKISSPGFGDGLSWDKLKGLKELELTKVPKRSSALTLLSEISGLKCLTRLSVSHFSIRYLPAEIGCLKSLEYLDLSFNKIKSLPNEIGYLSSLMFLKVAHNRLTELPPVLALLQNLESLDVSNNRLTTLDSLDLSLMPRLQILNLQYNKLSSYCCIPTWIQCNLEGNYEAMGDDTCSSSMVEMDVYETPYESNVISVPHKEGCIICFHVGAGSHRNQLNMSTGISSMSRCFSARKSCKRWKRKQHYFQQRARQERLNNSRKWKGEVPSEGLSLKMEVEEIAKQGMNVPQNAEKSLVDRVCLDDNDKLSEEASVITSDEERSSLKANFVSDNSRCVESQLTSERENNKSCEIKASSTSSGDTPSTADYNSSSDRKERNLKSKRCSEKYLDNPKGSKCRRPSTDISNLSHKYSKSSFCSTEDSLPDGFFDAGRDRPFMSLSRYEEILPLDSREVILLDRAKDEVLDAITVSARALVARLKKLNCLATDVDEASIDNLQVASFLALFVSDHFGGSDRTAIVERTRKAVSGTNYQKPFICTCLTGNQDDLTALNKQVSTTAEDVILSDVCEKSLRSIKSKRNSIVVPLGKLQFGICRHRALLMKYLCDRMEPPVPCELVRGYLDFMPHAWNVVPVKQDSSWVRMVVDACRPHDIREDTDQEYFCRYIPLNRLNESICAKENLEPGCSVSSLSTGKGVERANSSLTRCKLGSTEAVAKMRTLEVSGASLDDIRTFEYTCLGEVRILGALKHDCIVELYGHEISSKWMTSENGLEHRRILQSSILMEHIKGGSLKGHIENLSEAGKHHVPMDLALSIARDISGALMELHSKDIIHRDIKSENVLIDLENQTAKGEPIVKLCDFDRAVPLRSHLHGCCIAHVGIPPPNICVGTPRWMSPEVFRAMHEQNFYGLEVDIWSFGCLIFELLTLQNPYFDLSELQIHESLQNGKRPKLPKKLETLSSEVEEDDSINKLCEEFDLTESDLDTMRFLIDVFHQCTEESPLDRLNAEDHHEMILLQTKRKSKSPKGNSTSPQSSSL, encoded by the exons ATGGAATCGAAGAACATAAAGGCTGCTAATTTAATTGAAGAGGGAGACATTGATGGAGGCTCCGAGAGTGGTAGCgttataagtttggaagatgaATCGGTCGTTGATGTTTCCGGTCAAAACCTGGAGTTTTCCCTTCTGGGTGATGTGGATGATTCGGTGAAAGGTCTCTACTTTTTCAGAAACGTGTTCAATTTGATACCCAAATCGATTGGAGGGCTTGGGGGATTGAAGAAGCTCAAGTTTTTCAGTAACGAGATCGATTTGTTTCCGCCGGAGTTGGGGAATTTGGTCAACTTGGAGTACCTTCAGGTGAAGATTTCGTCACCAGGTTTCGGCGACGGCTTGTCTTGGGATAAGCTTAAGGGTTTGAAGGAGCTCGAGCTTACTAAAGTTCCTAAACGATCTTCAGCTTTGACCCTCTTGAGCGAGATTTCTGGGCTCAAGTGCTTGACAAGGCTCTCTGTTTCTCACTTCTCCATTAG ATATCTTCCCGCGGAGATTGGATGTCTTAAGAGTCTGGAGTACCTGGATCTCTCCTTTAACAAGATCAAGAGTTTGCCTAACGAGATAGGTTATCTGAGTTCATTAATGTTCTTGAAGGTTGCTCACAACAGGCTGACGGAGCTTCCACCGGTTTTAGCTTTATTACAAAACTTAGAAAGCCTGGACGTATCTAACAACCGATTGACAACTCTGGATTCTCTCGATTTAAGCTTGATGCCTAGActccaaattttaaatttacag TACAATAAGCTCTCAAGTTATTGCTGTATTCCCACATGGATTCAATgtaatttggaaggaaactatGAAGCAATGGGGGATGATACTTGTAGCAGCTCCATGGTTGAAATGGATGTATATGAAACCCCGTACGAGAGCAATGTTATAAGTGTTCCTCATAAAG AAGGGTGTATTATCTGTTTCCACGTGGGTGCAGGCTCCCACCGTAACCAATTAAATATGTCAACTGGGATCTCTTCCATGAGTAGATGCTTTTCGGCTCGAAAATCATGTAAGAGGTGGAAACGGAAACAGCACTACTTCCAGCAAAGGGCAAGGCAAGAGCGTTTGAACAACAGCAGGAAATGGAAAGGGGAAGTCCCTTCCGAAGGATTAAGTCTGAAGATGGAAGTCGAAGAAATTGCGAAACAGGGCATGAATGTTCCACAGAATGCTGAAAAAAGTTTAGTTGATAGAGTCTGCTTGGATGACAATGATAAACTGTCAGAAGAGGCTTCTGTCATTACTTCTGATGAGGAAAGGAGCAGTCTTAAAGCTAATTTTGTTTCTGACAATTCCCGATGTGTGGAATCCCAATTGACGAGTGAAAGGGAGAACAACAAAAGTTGTGAGATCAAGGCATCGTCCACCTCTTCAGGAGATACACCTAGTACTGCAGACTATAATTCTTCTTCTGATAGGAAGGAACGAAATCTCAAGTCGAAGCGATGTAGTGAGAAGTATCTAGATAACCCAAAAGGCTCGAAATGCCGTAGACCATCTACCGATATTTCTAATTTATCGCACAAATACAGCAAAAGCTCATTTTGCAGCACAGAAGATTCTCTTCCTGACGGCTTTTTTGATGCTGGACGTGATAGGCCCTTTATGTCTCTTAGTAGATATGAGGAAATTTTGCCTCTTGATTCACGTGAAGTCATACTCTTGGACAG GGCGAAAGATGAAGTGTTGGATGCAATTACAGTCTCTGCTCGAGCCTTGGTAGCTAGGTTGAAGAAATTGAACTGTTTAGCTACAGATGTAGATGAAGCTTCCATCGACAACTTGCAAGTTGCATCGTTTCTTGCCCTTTTCGTATCAGATCACTTTGGGGGAAGTGACAGAACTGCTATTGTTGAAAGAACCCGAAAGGCAGTGTCGGGTACAAACTACCAGAAACCCTTTATCTGCACCTGTTTGACCGGGAACCAAGACGACTTGACTGCTCTCAACAAACAGGTCTCAACTACGGCTGAAGATGTCATTTTGTCTGATGTGTGTGAAAAATCCTTGCGTTCGATTAAGTCCAAGCGGAACTCTATAGTAGTTCCTCTAGGGAAACTGCAATTTGGCATCTGTAGGCACAGGGCCTTGCTCATGAAG TACCTTTGTGATCGCATGGAGCCTCCTGTACCCTGTGAGCTTGTTAGAGGTTATCTAGATTTCATGCCACATGCCTGGAACGTTGTCCCTGTAAAGCAAGATTCCTCATGGGTTCGTATGGTAGTTGATGCTTGCCGTCCTCATGATATCAGGGAAGATACAGATCAAGAATATTTCTGCAG GTACATTCCCCTTAACCGGCTAAATGAATCCATCTGCGCAAAGGAAAATTTAGAACCAggatgttctgtttcttctctatCAACGGGCAAAGGAGTAGAAAGAGCTAACAGTAGTCTTACCCGATGCAAGCTTGGCTCCACTGAAGCAGTTgcaaag ATGCGTACATTAGAGGTTTCTGGAGCTTCCTTAGATGACATTAGGACTTTTGAGTATACTTGCTTAGGAGAAGTGCGGATTTTAGGAGCTTTGAAACATGACTGCATTGTGGAGTTATATGGACATGAGATATCGTCCAAGTGGATGACCTCAGAAAATGGACTTGAACATCGACGCATATTGCAATCTTCTATTCTGATGGAACACATAAAAGGCGGATCTCTGAAG GGTCACATTGAGAACCTCTCAGAAGCTGGTAAGCACCATGTTCCGATGGATCTAGCTTTGTCTATTGCAAGAGATATCTCAGGGGCTTTAATGGAGCTGCACTCAAAGGATATAATTCACCGCGACATAAAAAGCGAAAATGTTTTGATCGATTTGGAAAATCAAACGGCAAAGGGAGAACCCATTGTGAAGCTTTGTGATTTTGATAGAGCTGTTCCACTTAGGTCTCACTTGCACGGATGCTGTATTGCCCATGTGGGAATACCTCCTCCTAATATCTGTGTCGGTACGCCACGATGGATGTCCCCTGAAGTCTTCAGAGCAATGCACGAACAAAACTTTTACGGACTT GAAGTGGATATCTGGTCATTCGGTTGCCTAATCTTTGAGTTGTTGACTCTACAAAATCCATATTTTGATTTATCCGAACTTCAGATTCATGAATCACTACAG AATGGCAAAAGACCAAAGCTACCAAAGAAACTAGAGACACTGAGCTCTGAAGTAGAGGAAGACGATTCAATTAACAAACTCTGTGAAGAGTTTGACCTAACCGAATCTGACTTAGACACAATGAGATTTCTTATCGACGTGTTTCACCAGTGCACTGAGGAGTCTCCTTTAGATCGTCTAAATGCAGAAGACCACCATGAAATGATTCTTTTACagacaaaaagaaagagtaaaTCTCCTAAAGGTAATTCCACTTCTCCGCAAAGCTCAAGCCTTTAA
- the LOC109124472 gene encoding uncharacterized protein LOC109124472 isoform X3, translating to MESKNIKAANLIEEGDIDGGSESGSVISLEDESVVDVSGQNLEFSLLGDVDDSVKGLYFFRNVFNLIPKSIGGLGGLKKLKFFSNEIDLFPPELGNLVNLEYLQVKISSPGFGDGLSWDKLKGLKELELTKVPKRSSALTLLSEISGLKCLTRLSVSHFSIRYLPAEIGCLKSLEYLDLSFNKIKSLPNEIGYLSSLMFLKVAHNRLTELPPVLALLQNLESLDVSNNRLTTLDSLDLSLMPRLQILNLQYNKLSSYCCIPTWIQCNLEGNYEAMGDDTCSSSMVEMDVYETPYESNVISVPHKGSHRNQLNMSTGISSMSRCFSARKSCKRWKRKQHYFQQRARQERLNNSRKWKGEVPSEGLSLKMEVEEIAKQGMNVPQNAEKSLVDRVCLDDNDKLSEEASVITSDEERSSLKANFVSDNSRCVESQLTSERENNKSCEIKASSTSSGDTPSTADYNSSSDRKERNLKSKRCSEKYLDNPKGSKCRRPSTDISNLSHKYSKSSFCSTEDSLPDGFFDAGRDRPFMSLSRYEEILPLDSREVILLDRAKDEVLDAITVSARALVARLKKLNCLATDVDEASIDNLQVASFLALFVSDHFGGSDRTAIVERTRKAVSGTNYQKPFICTCLTGNQDDLTALNKQVSTTAEDVILSDVCEKSLRSIKSKRNSIVVPLGKLQFGICRHRALLMKYLCDRMEPPVPCELVRGYLDFMPHAWNVVPVKQDSSWVRMVVDACRPHDIREDTDQEYFCRYIPLNRLNESICAKENLEPGCSVSSLSTGKGVERANSSLTRCKLGSTEAVAKMRTLEVSGASLDDIRTFEYTCLGEVRILGALKHDCIVELYGHEISSKWMTSENGLEHRRILQSSILMEHIKGGSLKGHIENLSEAGKHHVPMDLALSIARDISGALMELHSKDIIHRDIKSENVLIDLENQTAKGEPIVKLCDFDRAVPLRSHLHGCCIAHVGIPPPNICVGTPRWMSPEVFRAMHEQNFYGLEVDIWSFGCLIFELLTLQNPYFDLSELQIHESLQNGKRPKLPKKLETLSSEVEEDDSINKLCEEFDLTESDLDTMRFLIDVFHQCTEESPLDRLNAEDHHEMILLQTKRKSKSPKGNSTSPQSSSL from the exons ATGGAATCGAAGAACATAAAGGCTGCTAATTTAATTGAAGAGGGAGACATTGATGGAGGCTCCGAGAGTGGTAGCgttataagtttggaagatgaATCGGTCGTTGATGTTTCCGGTCAAAACCTGGAGTTTTCCCTTCTGGGTGATGTGGATGATTCGGTGAAAGGTCTCTACTTTTTCAGAAACGTGTTCAATTTGATACCCAAATCGATTGGAGGGCTTGGGGGATTGAAGAAGCTCAAGTTTTTCAGTAACGAGATCGATTTGTTTCCGCCGGAGTTGGGGAATTTGGTCAACTTGGAGTACCTTCAGGTGAAGATTTCGTCACCAGGTTTCGGCGACGGCTTGTCTTGGGATAAGCTTAAGGGTTTGAAGGAGCTCGAGCTTACTAAAGTTCCTAAACGATCTTCAGCTTTGACCCTCTTGAGCGAGATTTCTGGGCTCAAGTGCTTGACAAGGCTCTCTGTTTCTCACTTCTCCATTAG ATATCTTCCCGCGGAGATTGGATGTCTTAAGAGTCTGGAGTACCTGGATCTCTCCTTTAACAAGATCAAGAGTTTGCCTAACGAGATAGGTTATCTGAGTTCATTAATGTTCTTGAAGGTTGCTCACAACAGGCTGACGGAGCTTCCACCGGTTTTAGCTTTATTACAAAACTTAGAAAGCCTGGACGTATCTAACAACCGATTGACAACTCTGGATTCTCTCGATTTAAGCTTGATGCCTAGActccaaattttaaatttacag TACAATAAGCTCTCAAGTTATTGCTGTATTCCCACATGGATTCAATgtaatttggaaggaaactatGAAGCAATGGGGGATGATACTTGTAGCAGCTCCATGGTTGAAATGGATGTATATGAAACCCCGTACGAGAGCAATGTTATAAGTGTTCCTCATAAAG GCTCCCACCGTAACCAATTAAATATGTCAACTGGGATCTCTTCCATGAGTAGATGCTTTTCGGCTCGAAAATCATGTAAGAGGTGGAAACGGAAACAGCACTACTTCCAGCAAAGGGCAAGGCAAGAGCGTTTGAACAACAGCAGGAAATGGAAAGGGGAAGTCCCTTCCGAAGGATTAAGTCTGAAGATGGAAGTCGAAGAAATTGCGAAACAGGGCATGAATGTTCCACAGAATGCTGAAAAAAGTTTAGTTGATAGAGTCTGCTTGGATGACAATGATAAACTGTCAGAAGAGGCTTCTGTCATTACTTCTGATGAGGAAAGGAGCAGTCTTAAAGCTAATTTTGTTTCTGACAATTCCCGATGTGTGGAATCCCAATTGACGAGTGAAAGGGAGAACAACAAAAGTTGTGAGATCAAGGCATCGTCCACCTCTTCAGGAGATACACCTAGTACTGCAGACTATAATTCTTCTTCTGATAGGAAGGAACGAAATCTCAAGTCGAAGCGATGTAGTGAGAAGTATCTAGATAACCCAAAAGGCTCGAAATGCCGTAGACCATCTACCGATATTTCTAATTTATCGCACAAATACAGCAAAAGCTCATTTTGCAGCACAGAAGATTCTCTTCCTGACGGCTTTTTTGATGCTGGACGTGATAGGCCCTTTATGTCTCTTAGTAGATATGAGGAAATTTTGCCTCTTGATTCACGTGAAGTCATACTCTTGGACAG GGCGAAAGATGAAGTGTTGGATGCAATTACAGTCTCTGCTCGAGCCTTGGTAGCTAGGTTGAAGAAATTGAACTGTTTAGCTACAGATGTAGATGAAGCTTCCATCGACAACTTGCAAGTTGCATCGTTTCTTGCCCTTTTCGTATCAGATCACTTTGGGGGAAGTGACAGAACTGCTATTGTTGAAAGAACCCGAAAGGCAGTGTCGGGTACAAACTACCAGAAACCCTTTATCTGCACCTGTTTGACCGGGAACCAAGACGACTTGACTGCTCTCAACAAACAGGTCTCAACTACGGCTGAAGATGTCATTTTGTCTGATGTGTGTGAAAAATCCTTGCGTTCGATTAAGTCCAAGCGGAACTCTATAGTAGTTCCTCTAGGGAAACTGCAATTTGGCATCTGTAGGCACAGGGCCTTGCTCATGAAG TACCTTTGTGATCGCATGGAGCCTCCTGTACCCTGTGAGCTTGTTAGAGGTTATCTAGATTTCATGCCACATGCCTGGAACGTTGTCCCTGTAAAGCAAGATTCCTCATGGGTTCGTATGGTAGTTGATGCTTGCCGTCCTCATGATATCAGGGAAGATACAGATCAAGAATATTTCTGCAG GTACATTCCCCTTAACCGGCTAAATGAATCCATCTGCGCAAAGGAAAATTTAGAACCAggatgttctgtttcttctctatCAACGGGCAAAGGAGTAGAAAGAGCTAACAGTAGTCTTACCCGATGCAAGCTTGGCTCCACTGAAGCAGTTgcaaag ATGCGTACATTAGAGGTTTCTGGAGCTTCCTTAGATGACATTAGGACTTTTGAGTATACTTGCTTAGGAGAAGTGCGGATTTTAGGAGCTTTGAAACATGACTGCATTGTGGAGTTATATGGACATGAGATATCGTCCAAGTGGATGACCTCAGAAAATGGACTTGAACATCGACGCATATTGCAATCTTCTATTCTGATGGAACACATAAAAGGCGGATCTCTGAAG GGTCACATTGAGAACCTCTCAGAAGCTGGTAAGCACCATGTTCCGATGGATCTAGCTTTGTCTATTGCAAGAGATATCTCAGGGGCTTTAATGGAGCTGCACTCAAAGGATATAATTCACCGCGACATAAAAAGCGAAAATGTTTTGATCGATTTGGAAAATCAAACGGCAAAGGGAGAACCCATTGTGAAGCTTTGTGATTTTGATAGAGCTGTTCCACTTAGGTCTCACTTGCACGGATGCTGTATTGCCCATGTGGGAATACCTCCTCCTAATATCTGTGTCGGTACGCCACGATGGATGTCCCCTGAAGTCTTCAGAGCAATGCACGAACAAAACTTTTACGGACTT GAAGTGGATATCTGGTCATTCGGTTGCCTAATCTTTGAGTTGTTGACTCTACAAAATCCATATTTTGATTTATCCGAACTTCAGATTCATGAATCACTACAG AATGGCAAAAGACCAAAGCTACCAAAGAAACTAGAGACACTGAGCTCTGAAGTAGAGGAAGACGATTCAATTAACAAACTCTGTGAAGAGTTTGACCTAACCGAATCTGACTTAGACACAATGAGATTTCTTATCGACGTGTTTCACCAGTGCACTGAGGAGTCTCCTTTAGATCGTCTAAATGCAGAAGACCACCATGAAATGATTCTTTTACagacaaaaagaaagagtaaaTCTCCTAAAGGTAATTCCACTTCTCCGCAAAGCTCAAGCCTTTAA